The Aeromonas encheleia genomic sequence GGGCCTGTTGCACAGAGTCACGCAGGGGGCGCTGGGTCGGCTCGGCAGCGTGATTGTGAGTAGTTGTTACCAATGCATCAGAAGTCAGGGTTTGTTCGAACATATTCGGTCGGCTCTTTAGTTATGCGAGTTATGCGTTAACCTAATCCATCGAAATACACTTCAAGTGCCGTCAGCTGTGCATCTGCACAATCCAGGGCATTGAAATGTTTACGGAATTCTCGGCCCGTCTCTTCTTCATCCAGATACCAGCCCACGTGTTTACGGGCAATGCGCGCTCCCAGATATGCACCGTAAAACTGGTGCAGGTTGGTAACATGCTCGTTCATCAGGGTGCGAACCTCTTCCCTGTCGGGAGGCGGCAGCTTGGTGCCCGTCTCAAGAAAATGACGGATTTCCCGGAAAATCCAGGGTCGTCCTTGCGCAGCACGGCCGATCATCACGGCGTCGACGCCGGTATAGTCGAGGACATACCGGGCCTTCTCCGGGCTGTCTATGTCGCCATTGGCGACAACAGGAATCGATACGGCCTGCTTAATCGCCCTGATAGTGTCGTACTCCGCTTCCCCCCGGTAGAGGCAGGAGCGGGTACGACCATGCACGGCAAGGGCCGCGATACCGCAATCTTCGGCGATTCGGGCGATCTCCTCGCCATTGCGGTTATCCGGATCCCATCCTGTGCGGATCTTCAAGGTGACAGGCACCTCCACTGCATCCACCACGGCCCGGCAGATGGTTCTGACCAGATCGGGTTGGCGCAGCAGGGCGGAGCCTGCCAACTTCTTATTCACTTTTTTTGCAGGACAACCCATGTTGATGTCGACGATCTGAGCGCCCTGCTCCACGTTGTAGCGGGCGGCAAACGCCATCATCTCGG encodes the following:
- the dusB gene encoding tRNA dihydrouridine synthase DusB, producing MQIGPHTLETPLIVAPMAGVTDRPFRELCLRLGAGMAVSEMLLANPDVWDTQKTRMRMDHSAESGLRSVQIAGADPEMMAFAARYNVEQGAQIVDINMGCPAKKVNKKLAGSALLRQPDLVRTICRAVVDAVEVPVTLKIRTGWDPDNRNGEEIARIAEDCGIAALAVHGRTRSCLYRGEAEYDTIRAIKQAVSIPVVANGDIDSPEKARYVLDYTGVDAVMIGRAAQGRPWIFREIRHFLETGTKLPPPDREEVRTLMNEHVTNLHQFYGAYLGARIARKHVGWYLDEEETGREFRKHFNALDCADAQLTALEVYFDGLG